The Periplaneta americana isolate PAMFEO1 chromosome 10, P.americana_PAMFEO1_priV1, whole genome shotgun sequence genomic interval TGCAGATTTATCAGTTTATATATAATTGAACtgactctgattgaggttctggctgatatgtacatctattatcaggcggtacatctcacttgaagatacgtgattgtttgtatacatcttaagtctgattagtgaaacatGTAGCTAatgagcgatgtatgcaatggaggggtaaagaaactggccaccctactctaccctggtctagttgcctcgtaagtggtgcatTGTTGCATCACTTacgaagttcagacctgtcttcactCCGTGAAGGCCTAAAATAGATATACgaatatttatagattttaatacCGAACAGGCAAAGGAAACTTTCAAAataaaagataatataaaaaagtgtacataaaaatatactgacaagtcaaTATGAAGTATATGAAGAAATGTAACGTAATATAAAAGACCAGCAAACAACATAAAGAGTACACGGGGAAAAAGAATcagagtcacaattctcttaagggtgattatcttctaattcagtatattattgAAAAAATTCTGTGTTTTCCTTATCAAAACTttcaaaggagaattatcaccacggataGTCATCCTTTGCTACTTTTCCATTGGCAGGAGCAATAAATGTTGCAGTAATGTACTGAACTaaatgatgacatcacccttaagagaacCGTCACTGATTGTTTTTTTCCTTTACTCTTCAGAGTCTACGAAAGATTTTAAAACTCCATATATAAAGATGAAAATCTTACgtgagaaacaaaataaaactatgGTAAGAGTACTTTCAATATTCCAgaaaattaaaagttacattcGTCAACTACAGCATTTAATAAATACTAACTTGGCTACATATTAAATTTCCAGTTTAAGTAGCCTAGTAACAAATATGCCAATTCAACAATCAGGACGCAACCGTATGGGTCCCCCCCCccacaaatactcgtatgtaacCAATAACGTattcgaaaatatattaatatggCACTGACAATGTTCATACTAAAAGTGTGCATTAACTTCACGTCATCTGAACATAAGCTAATCTGCACAAGTCACGGCATTTCAAATTCATTAACATACTGCCATTCTTCAATCCTTTTCTCACACATCACACCACAAACAAGTTGTTTGTTTCGCTCTTTGCGTAATAACtattccaagaaatataaaactACGAGGTCTGGAAAATTTATGCAACAATCTCAAAATTAAACTGGTAAATACAGGATATATAGTACGCATTACacacaaagttttcaatatttacCTGTCTTGTTAGACACTATTTTCCCAAGATATATCTGcattacagaagtaaatatttgaaaaagagaaggaaaaattggGAGTAAATTCTTAACGATTTTGATTAGTATAAAAAATTTgcttaaataaaaatgtactcgTTCTGAAATTAATTCATGTCTCCCGAGAACatgtataatgtaattatttcctctgaaaatcaataggcctactcATGTAAAATAAGTGATATGAATAAAGACAtgcagaatttatttttataattgaaaCATCATACGCAAGGTACCAATGCTGAAATTAAGAAAGGAAACTTATCAACAAAACTAACGTTAGCAGTAAGTCCGGAGTTTGTAGTTTCAAATTTCATACACGTAAGGAAGCTTCAAAATACGTATGCTAATTACTTGAAACTGCAATcaagtaaatataattaacacAATGCACATAAAACAGCATGACAGTAACTATTGAAAACAGAGTGTgatccgtaagtaatgtaatttcagggggttattctttgagatatttcaaacaaaatttaaatacaattttgttcgtttttgcttccttctcgaggtaaaaactgttttatattaaacatttcatagcgtgttttgggaaagccactgatttaattcccaatatgctcaatttaagagggcagtgtattatgataatatatgattgaaagaattttagttttgtcgtttaaatgtgcagaaatttcatctcaaCAAATGTAACTATTCACTTTGAAAAAGCATTTAAAGGAGAAAAGtagaattctttcaatcatttattatcataattcactgctctcttaaattggctaagcatatttggaattaaatcaatgactttcctaaaacacgctatgaaatgcttcgtataaaacaatttttatctcgaaaaggaagcacaaaTGAACAAAATTCTACAAagcttttttttaaatgtctCAAAAAATAACCCCTGAAAAaaattttcccaaatgtttaacaccctcttatttggtaactattgcaagtaggatcgtgatttttgtccatatgaaTAGAAACTCTAATAATGAGTCATTTTTTCCTCTGCCATATTTCCacagtgtggacggttttcgtgtaaatttaatttaaaaatcactagttTCAAGCCATTGAACGATGCAAACAGATTGCAATGTTTTAGCCAGAGGGAGAGGTTCACCTATAGGacacagacctgagttcgttgacctcctAAATCTGTATTACGGGAAGAATGAGCAGtgtgttagtggcgatgttgccagactgccgagacttccaacttaattttctaattaaccatgcatttaatcacaaaacgtaattatagattttctattaatttaaatgtaccctatcgttcctttcaatatggaggattatttcacttccaccctgtataattcattatgtacatctattatcaggcagtacatctcacttgacgatatgtgtcagaggaaggcaTCATAGTCTTTTATACTTGAAATGCTGCCACTGTACGCATTCCAGGAGTTGACATCAATTTATAAATGCATCACACGTATGAAGGACGAAGTAGGGTATAAGTCATCACGAAATCggtcataaaatatttcaaaacatttgaTATCTTATAAAAATGAATACGATAGCAAACAAGCTAAATTTGGCCATTCCAAGGTTCTTCTCgtctattttattattgtttatcatcAAAATCTTAATCTGTATGTGACAAGTAACACGAAATAAATTAAATCCTTTCTAAAAGTTTaagattaaattttattgtgtctgTTTCCTTGATATGTCACGTATCCAGTGACATCATTGCAGTTACGTAAGTTTCATGAAGGTCGTGTAACAACATTGAGGCTTCCCAAACTCTAAAATCTAGGCTTATGTGTGAATCTCTGTAAAACTTCGTCTGAAACATTTTCAGGGATATCTGAACAGATTTTAAAGCACGAATAGCCATTGATATTAATATGGAAGATAAAGGCTTATATTGTAACATCATAAACATagctaaaaatttaatttaaaatgttatacgCCTATTTGGTAaagctgaaaataataaaataccctGCTAAGTAATCATAAGTAAAATATTTAGTCTTCTTAATAAATGTTGTGAGTTTCACTAATAAGGATTATGCACTTTTATGTCATcactaaaatatgcttgtacGTCACTGGAAAATTACATGACAATACTGTGTTTCTAAGTCGTAACTCACTAGcctaatgtataaaaataaaaactgtcaATATTCTTCTAATCCAGTTAATGTCATAAAAGCATTATTGGCGTCCAGATTAAAGTATAAAATATACACGCACGCATacgcacgcgcgcgcacacacacacgcgcgcgccaCTTTTCAACGCACATAATCCGTCGAATAAAATGCTGTTAAATAATGGGAAAATACACCATTAACATTTAAGTTCTGATTTTGTGTTTCTCAAATTTGACTTTTTAATACGTTGAATAAAGATTGCTAAAGAAGTGCTGAGGTCTTCTCATTTTATGCTTCATTCTGCCAATTGTCGCGTGTTCCGAAATTTGATACGTGGAAGTGTTTCACAAATTGTGTTAGACATCTCTTTAGACCCATGCGAATTAACGTAAAATGACATACCCACGTCGGAAATCTGGATACTGCATATTCATATCTTGATGGtagaaaaaaaacactttttcggTTTGCGATACACGACAAAAATGTGACGAAATTAGTTCAGGTTCAGAACTAATATGATATGCTAAATTTAAATGATTTTGATATCTGGTTACAGTTTTATAACTCATTCCCTGAGCAAAGTGTTGCAGAAATTTGCGCATTAGTTTGATAAACTGTATATAATTTATCTAATTTCCAATATGCAACATCATGCATTATTTCGTTTACATAgccatataaaaaatataatttaattaacagTTTGACAAAAATACCGGTAACTTTCCCTACGACTTGATCTTTATCCAACaccataaataaaaattgtataccAATCCACATTATGCTACAGAATTTATTTTGGAGGTCATGAGATGTAACATTTACCAATAATACTGACAGTGACTTCACGAATGTTTTGCGATTTTGTCCATTTCGATTAACTAAGCATCCTTAACCCAAAATGCAACATGCAAGGAATCATTCAGTTCCATGTATACTGTAGGTACTGGTACTGGTATCTCATTTTCTACTTACAGAACTTCATATTTATCTTCCAACAAGTTAATTCAACCgagaaaataatgcagaaaaatgcCTAACAAAAGGCAATTGAAGGGCTTGGAGTCAAAGGCGAcaaacccacaattttgtattgttcattattatgcCTTTTTTTCAAAACAATACATTGGTGTTAatagattcatgatatttttttgtactcattcaatgtagaccaattaaaataaattgtgaaaccaatcatttttgtcaggatGCTCATAATTTCAACACTTACTCATTTTGCAATtttgggttagtcgcctttggctctgagcccttcaattgttcATAAATAGCAATAAGAATACAGTAAAGCAGACATAATAGAACAAATGTGGTATATAAAAATTTTAGTGACGTTAATTCGGGGTTAATACATTTCTCCTATCCATCAatatatttgaagagttcactgcaagaatgatgaatgtcactttcttgtcgaaaatgaaccaagactgtcagtgcatagcttaagacatatagaatgtacatagagagttatatggcattaacactgatagcctAGTCATtctccagtaatgatcggaaaatcacagttaagctttgagcgctaagcatttcaaactttcaattgcttctcctccaaaatgtattccaaatgaatccatcattcttgcagtggactcttcatttataaacTATGTATCCACTCTGAAACAAAATTTCTGTGATTTTTCAAATGTGACACTTGGACACCCCACAACACTACACCTTCAAACTTAGAGAGTACTTAGGCATATGATTTGAACGTTGTAATGAAAATTGTTCCAgattaataatatgtttaaataaaattcagtTCAGCAACACTATGCAGGTATGCCCCTGGATTTCGGACTTTTGATCCTATACATTTAAAACttgaaaattcatttaaaatactgACCCAAATGAGGGAGAAAGCAATGATCAAATATTGAGAATATGTGTAGATTGGACAGACTTTTTTCTATTGCAGGTAAAGAAGAAAATCACGACGATTCGAAGGTTGCTCTATCTTCGTATACAGGTGGTAAAAGAATGGGGTGAGAAGGGGTTCCTATTCACTGGGATCGTTACAAACTGTTAAATTACTTCTTTGACAATAATGGGAAACGCTCTAACTACATTACTTCTAAATACCGCGAGTCACATTTCTTTCATGGCCGAACCAACTTACGTAATACTAAGTACTACTTATTTGCATAAAATGATTATTTGAACTATAAGGCATTCTTGTCAAGAAACTGTAAACAATAACTGCAGGTCCACATCAGTGCCACAAAATTAATACTGTAACAGAAATTAAACACGCCGTAGTCGAAAATCGCAAAGATTATGAATTACTTGTTATACAAGTCATGAAAGCTAAATAGGCCTAGGTACTGCATTATGTTGTAGTTTGCAGTACGAACACTGGGCTTCCAaacttgtaaataaatttaaggctaaactagcgctgaggtaattcccttcgtactccgcttatTCACCTTGCATATAGGGttgggtttggttagtttaggcttttgctaCCATGAACTGCATATCCAAAAAATCCCttacaaattcaacgattttcactccTGAAATCACcagattattatgtattaattgtaattattatgtgtaattgagttaccaatgccaccgggtgtttgaccatttgcagtataaataaatgcatacgtACATAGAACTACCCGTGCGCTAGTTTCTCCCAAACCCATTTTCTATACGGGCAAAATTTCGTAAGTAGGTGAAACTTACCTCAGGTTCAGCTGAAGCACCACTCCTCTCAGATTTATGGGAACTTGAATCCTCACAATTGCCGTCAGTTTTCTCACCATTCATATCCACTTCGCCGTCCTCGTTCGGCATTGGCGTCTGCAGGTGCGCAACGTCAGGAAGGCTGCTCGTAATAATGATGTTGTTCGCTTTGTAGTACTTGTCAGCTTCAGAATCCACCACCAAAAGCTTTGTTTGATTCGATATTGCCTTTATCCTCTGCACAACTTGCTTGTGATTTTCGTTAGAAATATTTACGCCATTTACTTCGACAATTCTATCCCCTTGCTTTAACCCTGCAGCTTCGGCAGGGGATCCTTCATCCACCTTGCCAATATATTGGCCCGGTTTCCCCTTTTCTGCGTGTAGATTAAATCCATAGCCGTCAAAATGTTTCCACTGAATAATATGACAAAGTCTTGCTACAGGTGTGCTCGAAGACAGCGACCCGTTAGACATTTTACACAAATCTTCGAAATGCCGTCCCTAGCTCTGAACACCTACGCTTCAAGAACAActccaatagtaaaaataatatccAACATGGCGTTTCTCACATGACACTTGAAGGTCATTGTTGCCAACACCATATGaacaaattataaattcctctcaTCAACGCAGTCGGACTAttcaaaaaatgaacaaaacactGTCGAAATGCAACACGTGTTTCTAAGAAACTAATTTATTGCATTAATTGAATAACTGTAGTCATTTTACGCTCACTATAATTATAACAGCGTTATATTATTTTAGAGTACTTTAAAGAATAGAAACCAAGAAATCTACAGAAAGAAACCCACAAACCAAAGAATAAACTGCGGTACCTACGGCTTTCAATATAATTTACAaggcatttctttctttttcctaatACATACTCtggtattaacattttgtaaattacagACACTCTTAAGAAATAAAAaggattttattttttacattcatATAATCAGACTCTGAAATCGTAAGAGATGGACGATAAACATACGTGATGAAATGTACAGATGTCACTTCAAAAATGCCTCAGTTTGTGCTGTAtgcaatacagtagaaccccgattaaccgtcaccctattaaccgattggtggattaaccgtctgtctttctctttcgctctcttttttttttttttgctgcagaaatatatTAAGTGGTGCatattgtattagcacgttatttttttttctagagagtgtgaTTACAAGCTTTTTcctttacacagtatggtctacagTTCGAATTGTCGTACTATATAAACttctatatgaaaatttaatttaatgttttgtaCGGGTGTCAAAAGGAATCTCATTGTGCTAAGAATGGAAAAaagaaagtgtaaataattgaatggtttggggaaagagaaaccgtagctcatctcgcatcagaatacgagattggagtgtataaagtacgtaaatctacaacacgagaccttcaCTACTCATATCTTTCTACAGACAGCCATTGCAAGGAATTTCCttgtcccttaaaaacccgtcgttgataaccagacttaaattagtgaacttctgatccactatctagcatgttaaacgcAACACCATGAAGGTAAttacgaaaatgtaaaaatattattcactaagggAGGTGGGATCGGTaggtaactataacgtcattgggtgggatatgatgatagagactggattaatcttgcacaggatagggaccgatggcgggcttatgtgaggcggcaatgaaccttcgggtttcttaaaagccatttgtatgtaagtaagtattattcactaaatttacgaaaatctttatggtacgaattatccgattttttcgagtAACCGTTCAGCTCACCCCCTCCAtgcattaccacggataatagagcttctactatatattacaatatcaagaatgacaatttcttttaatataattgagTTATAAAGTTGGAAAATGGCATTCATTGTCCATGAAATAATGTACGAAACATTTAATAAGCAACGGTGAGTCCTCTCAATGCTCAAATGTCAATATCATTCAAGTGTTTTTAATTCTCCAGTATGAAACACCGCCCCTAGCGGCGAAAATGGCATTACGAGAAGTTGAGACACATATTTTAAGCAGAGTACTGAATTGATTATAGAATTTCTCTTTACTATTAAATTAATgtctaaatatttttgtttcatgtttcttataCCTACAACAGCCCATGTTATGTATAAAATGTTCGGAATTGGGAACCATTAAACAGAAATTTCCCACAATttctcaaatgtttctattccctataaaatagttccttctccaatcttgaatattttgacattttcatttaatttagaagttTTTTTGGGGATTTACTCAATACATGACACATTTTAGTCCACAATTAGGTATCTTCTGTTCGTGTTTTCAGTTTCTTCACTAAGTAAAGAACCAACCACCATATTCAAAATGCCTCTGCCTTGTAGAACATCCATGTGTTCTCTAATGACAATCACCGCCGTTACATTCCAGACGGCGGTGATGACAACAAACCAGATGAATGTATATAAATTGTTATATCTAATTTGTATTCAAATCCTTATCCGcgtatttacataaaattaatttacaatataataaagtACTTCTGAAAttccattcttaaaaaaaatgcaaacataTATGTCGAAATTAGCAAAACTAGTCATCATTTGATTCATGGCAATGGCATTAAGTAGCAGAAGATTCTATGTGTtgtgcaataaaagtatattatttaaatttacgcAGCGAAGAAGGATTATGGCATCTCCTTTCCGAAAAGAAAAGGCGATTgaagaactgaaaaataatccATACTATGAGAAATATGCACAGAAGATAGCAACATTTCAAAAGTTCGTTGAGTTTTCATTCTAGTGATACATCACACATTTATCTGTATGATAACGTGCTCAAGTGTGAATTCCCCCTTCCCGAAATATTTTAAACTACAATATTCATTGTTAGACTATTGACATTGATATTTGGCAATGTTAATGCCAACAGTAATTCATTTGAGATTCGGTATTTCTCCAggaaagctacaccaaagaagggaCCGGgacaattttcttttgtttaattGGCTTCTGTGATATGTATATAGTGATAAACAGAtgattttagtttgcagccaccaTTACTTTCAGCATAGAAATCGTTTGATACTTAAATGTGTATTCTAATGCACAGTTGTAGCACACCCTTCGCCCTATTTCTTATAAATGTAACACCCGAGAGGTCCAGGGAGGACTCTTAGGGAAACTAATAATTTTCCTAgtaattcgtcctggacctctcgcatgttagtaattagtaacaagtgaGTGGGCTTACagcagtgcattagaatatacaggtaactATCAAACGATTttaatgttgaaagtatttgtagCTATAAACTaaacccacatacatacatacatctcacAAAAGCCAGTGAAGCTATAAGGGATTGTTTAATAACACCACAGGCCGAAACTTCGATCCCACTCCACACCacacgagagaaaaaaaaaaagtactagaATCATTAAAAATAAGCTCAAAATAATAGCACACCTTTCTAGAGATACGATGTGATCATTGTAAAAGTTATAAATCCACTCAACCCCCTCCAAATAACTTCATTTCTAATATACCCGACCACGCAATGCTCACGTAATCCACTGGTGACACCATGATGTTGCACTAAATGGGAAAGTACCACTTTCTTTTGTCCAGAGTAAATCATTATACCTGTCTACCAAAAAGCATATATGCAAGCCATACCAAAGACCTGAATAaactaaacctaacctgtcactgatcccaGAACTTACAAAAACTCGCTTTATATCTGTCTACCTACCGATCTATGAAAAAGCATACCAAAatcctgaacaaaccaaacctaacctgtcactgatccatGACCT includes:
- the LOC138707462 gene encoding Na(+)/H(+) exchange regulatory cofactor NHE-RF2, with amino-acid sequence MSNGSLSSSTPVARLCHIIQWKHFDGYGFNLHAEKGKPGQYIGKVDEGSPAEAAGLKQGDRIVEVNGVNISNENHKQVVQRIKAISNQTKLLVVDSEADKYYKANNIIITSSLPDVAHLQTPMPNEDGEVDMNGEKTDGNCEDSSSHKSERSGASAEPEAQPEKLSYKSSSTGTTPSSERKHDMDYSPEPQVDSADEGLSSVETSLRPPSSNGSSNDGLDINNRNSSLNLNMTAKELRAQLASRKKYDPKKESMDFKKKFDIVQKL